In a single window of the Anguilla rostrata isolate EN2019 chromosome 6, ASM1855537v3, whole genome shotgun sequence genome:
- the ptch2 gene encoding protein patched homolog 1, with amino-acid sequence MASDPRVPGAGVFGDLPPSYTRSPPAANSDLLRRPSYCHAAFALKQISKGKAVGQKAPLWIRARFQALLFSLGCQIQRHCGKVLFVGLLVFGALSVGLRVAAIETDIEQLWVEAGSRVSRELRYTKEKQGEEAVFTSQMLIQTSRQEGTNILTQEALLQHLEAALAASKVQVSLYGKSWDLNKICFKSGVPIIENIMIERMIDRLFPCMIITPLDCFWEGAKLQGGSAYLPGMPDIQWMNLDPLKLMEELSQFTSLEGFREMLEKAQVGHAYMSRPCLDPDDPDCPQSAPNKELRQSPDIAQELRGGCHGFSKKFMHWQEELILGGRAKDSQDALLSAEALQTMYLLMSPKQLYEHFKDDYEIHDINWNQEKATAILESWQRKFVEVVHQSIPENSTQSIHAFSTTTLNDIMKSFSDVSVIRVAGGYLLMLAYACVTMLRWDCAKSQGAVGLAGVLLVALSVAAGLGLCSLLGLSFNAATTQVLPFLALGIGVDDMFLLAHSFTETGSNIPFKERTGDCLRRTGTSVALTSINNMIAFFMAALVPIPALRAFSLQAAIIVVFNFAMVLLIFPAILSLDLHRREDKRLDILCCLYSPCSSRVIQIQPQEFSDANDNHTYPATSPSYAGPTITTSTQITTTVQAFTQCDAAGQHIVTILPPTSQISTSAPSVLVPPPAAAAPSSPSSASSPDPYGSQIFGPSSSTRDLLAQVDETKEGRECVPLPFFRWNLSDFAREKYAPLLLKPETKAVVLVLFVALLGLSLYGTTMVHDGLYLTDIVPRDTKEYDFISAQFQYFSFYNMYLVTMGGFDYGKNQRQLLQLHNAFNSVKYVVRDSDQRLPRMWLHYFQDWLRGLQTAFDADWAAGRITWDSYRNGTEDGVLAYKLLIQTGSKKDPFNFSQLTTRRLVDEEGLVHPDIFYIYLTVWVSNDPLGYAASQANFYPHPREWIHDKYDTTGENLRIPAAEPLEFAQFPFYLNGLRQTSDFIEAIECVRSICEEFARKGVPNYPNGYPFLFWEQYIGLRHWFLLAVSVVLACTFLVCAVLLLNPWTAGVIVFILAMMTVELFGIMGLIGIKLSAIPVVILIASVGIGVEFTVHVALGFLTAIGNRNLRSVVALEHMFAPVMDGAISTLLGVLMLAGSEFDFIMRYFFAVLAILTLLGVLNGLVLLPVLLSIMGPPAEVTPADNGSRLPTPSPEPLPPPMNHHGYYGGRYPPPPQGPRRHAFSESEDSSEYYSETTTAASGLADEEYKHRDRSAYLAASTPPPTSHILLEASKNPSFPKLTVVKPYSENPNVATRKEHLNGAGQPTVTSVSSQIARWDKKQDYTQDQGPKRQHLPSDRPQGPGRTNHCGPRPQYSSRPHHNRTTMPGYNAGTRVQGPGSAVTMVTATASVTVAVHPSLPGSYRGYTHEGFDDSESDCFEETLGTSQARGKAADNSKRSTLELQDLECEEKRQHPTEQALGGPRNQAAKDR; translated from the exons GGGAAGGCCGTGGGGCAGAAGGCCCCGTTGTGGATTCGGGCCCGGTTCCAGGCCCTGCTCTTTTCTCTGGGGTGTCAGATCCAGCGGCACTGCGGTAAAGTCCTGTTCGTCGGCCTGCTGGTGTTCGGCGCCCTGTCGGTGGGCCTGCGGGTCGCCGCCATCGAGACGGACATCGAGCAGCTCTGGGTGGAAG cggGTAGTCGCGTTAGCCGCGAGCTGCGCTACACCAAGGAGAAGCAGGGCGAGGAGGCCGTGTTCACCTCTCAGATGCTCATCCAGACCTCCAGGCAGGAAGGCACCAACATTCTTACCCAGGAGGCTTTGCTGCAGCACCTGGAGGCGGCGCTGGCCGCCAGCAAGGTCCAGGTCTCCCTGTACGGAAA GTCATGGGATCTGAACAAAATCTGCTTCAAATCCGGCGTACCCATCATCGAGAATATCATGATCGAAAGG ATGATTGACAGGCTATTTCCCTGCATGATCATCACTCCTCTGGACTGCTTCTGGGAGGGCGCCAAGCTCCAGGGAGGCTCCGCCTACTTGCC GGGGATGCCCGACATCCAGTGGATGAACCTGGACCCGCTGAAGCTGATGGAGGAGCTCAGCCAGTTCACCTCCCTGGAGGGCTTCCGCGAGATGCTGGAGAAGGCCCAGGTGGGCCACGCCTACATGAGCCGCCCCTGCCTGGACCCCGACGACCCCGACTGCCCCCAGAGCGCCCCCAACAAGGAGCTGCGCCAG AGCCCAGACATCGCCCAGGAGCTGCGTGGTGGTTGCCACGGCTTCTCCAAGAAGTTCATGCACTGGCAGGAGGAGCTGATCCTCGGCGGCAGGGCCAAGGACTCCCAGGATGCATTGCTGAG TGCCGAAGCCCTCCAGACCATGTACCTCCTCATGAGCCCCAAGCAACTGTACGAGCACTTTAAGGACGACTACGAGATCCACGACATCAACTGGAACCAGGAGAAGGCCACCGCCATCCTGGAGTCCTGGCAGCGCAAGTTCGTGGAG GTGGTGCACCAGAGCATCCCCGAGAACTCCACCCAGAGCATCCACGCCttctccaccaccaccctcaaCGACATCATGAAGTCCTTCTCCGACGTCAGCGTCATCCGCGTGGCCGGCGGCTACCTGCTCATG CTGGCCTACGCCTGTGTGACCATGCTGCGCTGGGACTGCGCCAAGTCCCAGGGGGCCGTGGGGCTGGCGGGAGTGCTGCTGGTGGCGCTGTCCGTGGCAGCTGGCCTCGGCCTGTGCTCCCTCCTGGGCCTGTCCTTCAACGCGGCCACCACGCAG GTGCTGCCCTTCCTGGCTCTGGGGATCGGCGTGGACGACATGTTCCTGCTGGCTCACTCCTTCACCGAGACGGGCTCCAACATCCCCTTCAAG gagcGGACGGGTGACTGCCTGCGTCGGACGGGTACCAGCGTGGCCCTAACCTCCATCAACAACATGATCGCCTTCTTCATGGCAGCCCTGGTGCCCATCCCAGCCCTGCGAGCCTTCTCCCTGCAG GCTGCCATAATCGTGGTGTTCAACTTCGCCATGGTGCTGCTCATCTTTCCCGCCATCCTGAGTTTGGACCTACACCGCAGAGAGGACAAGAGACTGGACATCCTGTGCTGTCTCTACAG CCCGTGTTCTTCCCGGGTCATCCAGATCCAGCCCCAGGAGTTCTCCGATGCCAACGACAACCACACGTACCCGGCGACGTCGCCCTCGTACGCGGgccccaccatcaccaccagcaCGCAGATCACCACCACGGTGCAGGCCTTCACGCAGTGCGACGCGGCCGGCCAGCACATCGTCACCATCCTGCCGCCCACCTCCCAGATCTCCACCAGCGCCCCCTCCGTCCTGGtgcccccgcccgccgccgccgccccctcctcgccctcctccgcctcctccccggACCCCTATGGCTCCCAGATCTTCGGCCCCTCCAGCTCCACCCGCGACCTCCTGGCCCAGGTGGACGAGACCAAGGAGGGGCGCGAGTGCGTGCCCCTGCCCTTCTTCCGCTGGAACCTGTCGGACTTCGCCCGGGAGAAGTACGCCCCCCTGCTGCTCAAGCCCGAGACCAAGGCCGTGGTGCTGGTTCTGTTCGTGGCCCTCCTGGGCCTCAGCCTCTACGGGACCACCATGGTCCACGACGGCCTCTACCTGACGGACATCGTGCCCCGCGACACCAAGGAGTACGACTTCATCTCGGCCCAGTTCCAGTACTTCTCCTTCTACAACATGTACCTGGTGACCATGGGCGGCTTCGACTACGGCAAGAACCAGCGGCAGCTTCTGCAGCTGCACAACGCCTTCAACTCCGTCAAGTACGTGGTGCGAGACAGCGACCAGCGGCTGCCCCGGATGTGGCTGCACTACTTTCAAGACTGGCTGAGAG GCCTGCAGACCGCGTTCGACGCCGACTGGGCGGCGGGCCGCATCACCTGGGACAGCTACCGCAACGGCACGGAAGACGGCGTGCTGGCCTACAAGCTGCTCATCCAGACCGGCTCCAAGAAGGACCCCTTCAACTTCAGCCAG CTGACCACGCGTCGCCTGGTGGACGAGGAGGGCCTGGTGCACCCGGACATCTTCTACATCTACCTGACCGTCTGGGTCAGCAACGACCCGCTGGGGTACGCCGCCTCCCAGGCCAACTTCTACCCGCACCCCCGCGAGTGGATCCACGACAAGTACGACACCACCGGGGAGAACCTGCGCA tCCCTGCAGCCGAGCCCCTGGAGTTTGCCCAGTTCCCCTTCTACCTGAACGGCCTGAGGCAGACGTCGGACTTCATCGAGGCCATCGAGTGCGTGCGCTCCATCTGCGAGGAGTTCGCCCGCAAGGGCGTGCCCAACTACCCCAACGGCTACCCCTTCCTGTTCTGGGAGCAGTACATCGGCCTGCGCCACTGGTTCCTGCTGGCCGTCAGCGTGGTGCTGGCCTGCACCTTCCTGGTGTGCGCCGTGCTGCTGCTCAACCCCTGGACCGCTGGCGTCATC GTCTTCATCTTGGCGATGATGACGGTGGAGCTCTTCGGCATCATGGGACTCATCGGCATCAAGCTGAGCGCCATCCCCGTGGTCATCCTCATCGCCTCCGTGGGCATCGGGGTGGAGTTCACCGTCCACGTCGCTCTG GGCTTCCTGACGGCGATCGGGAACAGGAACCTGCGCTCGGTGGTGGCGCTGGAGCACATGTTCGCGCCCGTGATGGACGGCGCCATCTCCACGCTGCTGGGCGTGCTCATGCTGGCTGGGTCCGAGTTCGACTTCATCATGAG GTACTTTTTCGCCGTCCTCGCCATCCTGACGCTCCTGGGGGTCCTGAACGGCCTTGTCCTGCTGCCCGTCCTCCTGTCCATCATGGGCCCCCCCGCCGAGGTCACGCCCGCCGACAACGGCAGCCGCCTGCCCACGCCGTCCCCGGAGCCCCTCCCGCCGCCCATGAATCACCACGGCTACTACGGCGGCCGCTACCCCCCGCCGCCGCAGGGACCCCGCCGCCACGCCTTCTCCGAGTCGGAGGACTCCTCCGAGTACTACTCCGAGACCACCACCGCCGCGTCGGGCCTGGCAGACGAGGAGTACAAGCACCGCGACCGCAGCGCCTACCTGGCGGCCTCCACGCCCCCGCCCACGTCCCACATCCTGCTGGAGGCCAGCAAGAACCCCAGCTTCCCCAAACTCACG GTGGTAAAGCCATACAGCGAAAACCCGAACGTCGCCACCAGGAAAGAGCATCTAAATGGAGCCGGTCAGCCCACCGTCACCTCCGTCAGCTCTCAGATTGCCCGATGGGATAAAAAGCAGGATTACACCCAGGACCAGGGACCCAAGAGGCAACATTTACCCAGCGACAGACCTCAGGGTCCCGGCAGGACTAATCACTGTGGCCCCAGGCCTCAGTACAGTAGCAGGCCGCATCATAACAGGACTACGATGCCGGGCTACAATGCGGGAACCAGAGTTCAGGGGCCCGGTAGTGCCGTCACTATGGTTACCGCCACCGCCTCGGTGACGGTGGCCGTGCACCCCAGCTTGCCGGGGTCCTACAGGGGTTACACGCACGAGGGGTTCGACGACAGCGAATCGGACTGTTTCGAGGAAACGCTGGGGACGTCGCAGGCCCGCGGGAAAGCCGCCGACAATTCCAAGAGGAGCACCTTGGAGCTCCAAGACCTGGAATGTGAGGAGAAGAGGCAGCATCCCACTGAGCAGGCTCTAG gtgGCCCACGGAACCAGGCAGCCAAAGACCGCTAG